The genomic segment ATCACATCCGATGGATCGTTCTTGCTGGCTTGCTTGGCAATGGGGCGGCCTGGGCCGCCGAGAGCGCGACGACGTCTTCTGGACAAACCGGCATGACCTCAGCGGCGAAACCCGCAGCCGCCGCGAGCCCGGCCTCGGCTGCGGAATACGATTTCGGCGATTTCAGCTCGGAAACGCTCGCCACCAAGGCGTGGCAGGCGCTGGAGAAGGGCGAGTATGCGGCGGTTGAGGCGTACACCGGCAAGTGCATCTCCCTGTATGAGTCGAAGGCCGAGGAGCAGTCGGCCAGCCTGACGGATTTCGCGCCCAAGGAGAAAGCGTTCACCTACTGGGCGCTCAATGACGTGGCCACCTCGTACTTTATCTTGGGCAAGGCCCAGCTGGCCCAGGGCAAGGTGGAAGAGGCCAAGAAATCGTTTAACACCGTGATCCAAAAATTTCCCTTTGCGCAGTGCTGGGATCCGCAGGGCTGGTTCTGGAAAGTGGCCTCGGCCTCCAGCGACCGGTTGACGACCATCGGCACGTCCTATAACTTCGGCGACTACACCTCGCAGACCCTGACGACCAAAGCCTGGGAGGCGCTCACCGCGAAGGACTTTAAGGGCGTTGAGCTTTACACGAAGAAGTGCATCGAGCTCTACGAGGGCGAAGCCAAGAAGCAGCAGGCCTCGCTGACCGAGTTCGCCCCGAAGGACAAGGCCTTCAACTATTGGGCGCTCAACGATGTGGCGACGTGCTACTTCATCGCGGGCGAAGCGCTCATGGAACAGAAGAAGCATAAGGAAGCCAAGGCGGCCTTTGAGCGGGTCGTCAACGATTTTCGCTTCGCGCAGTGCTGGGATCCAAAAGGCTGGTTCTGGAAGGTGGAAACCGGTTCCCGCGGCCGCATCAACAAGCTGCGTGAAGAGTTCGGTATTAGTTGATCGGACCATGAGGACGCAGATGCGATCTGCGGTCATCTGCGTCCTCGTGTTGTTCCTCGCCTTCATCGCATCCGCTGAAATCCCCTCCCGCCGTCATCCTTCGAGCACCTCTCATCGCGTCGACATTCGCGGCGACTGGTTCTACGTCGACGGCGAGCCGTTTCTCGTCAAAGGCGTCGGCTAC from the Candidatus Omnitrophota bacterium genome contains:
- a CDS encoding tetratricopeptide repeat protein, encoding MNHIRWIVLAGLLGNGAAWAAESATTSSGQTGMTSAAKPAAAASPASAAEYDFGDFSSETLATKAWQALEKGEYAAVEAYTGKCISLYESKAEEQSASLTDFAPKEKAFTYWALNDVATSYFILGKAQLAQGKVEEAKKSFNTVIQKFPFAQCWDPQGWFWKVASASSDRLTTIGTSYNFGDYTSQTLTTKAWEALTAKDFKGVELYTKKCIELYEGEAKKQQASLTEFAPKDKAFNYWALNDVATCYFIAGEALMEQKKHKEAKAAFERVVNDFRFAQCWDPKGWFWKVETGSRGRINKLREEFGIS